In Lolium rigidum isolate FL_2022 chromosome 7, APGP_CSIRO_Lrig_0.1, whole genome shotgun sequence, the DNA window GAGCAAGTCCGCGTCATGCCTGGGGCGAGCTCCCTTGGCCGGATCCGGATCTAGCAGGTAAATGATTCTATCCATGGACTAGTTGAGCGCTTTATTTTTGTTGGTATTATAGGCCATATGATAAGTTATTTAACCCGGCCGGCGGTGCGAGAATTGGCTTCCACGGTGAAGCATGTTTAATTGTTTTGGCGAGCCGCGTATATAGATGGATCGAGTGTTGCGATCGGTGGGAATTAAGTAGCTCCGCGCGCGCGTATCTGGAGTCGTGGGGCGAAACGATTCCTTCTTTTTTGGGGATTCGTTTTGGCGAACGATCGCGAGGACACGCGCACCTACTGTGCGGCTTATGGGTGCAAACATTGTTTTTGATTTGTTTCACGGCTGATGATTTGTACTCTCCATGTGCATGGCTGCTGCAGCCGTAACAAACATGCATTTGATCCATCAAGTGCTCTGCTTAGGGATCTCGTGCGATTCACGATGGTTTCTGTTTTTTTATTCTTCATTTCATTTTTTaacattaaaattttaaaatttgtttccGTTTTTGTTTGTTAGCGAATCCTGCAAACTGTAATCGCCATCCGCTCACGCATTTGTGTGCGCCTACATCAGTCACTTCAAACTTTACATCAGTCAGTTCAAACTTCAGAGGATCTAGACCCGCTTGACTCTACATGTGCCCCTGGCCATGCAGCATGAAATGTGTCTGATTTCAACCGTGGATAAATGTATTTCATGTCCAAATGATGTTTTACTTCCTCCCTCTGTCCCAGTTCATAGGACCAAAACCATCTCTTGATTTTGACCATTGCATGTTTCAATTTCTTCCAATTGCAATACTTCAATGAGATAATCAGTTTGAGCTTCTTGAAACATTGGAATCTTTTAGCAAGACATATCAagaaaatttaacaaatatgAAAGTTGCTGAAAGAACCAAACGTAATTACCATTCTCTTTAGCAACAATGACAAGATTTAGTTGAATTTGATGGGCAAAACAATGGACATAATAAGCACTAGGTTACTTGTCCACAATTAGTTTCTTCAACCCATTAGACTTACCCTTCATGTTACTAGCCCCATCATATCCCTGTCCACGAAGCACTAAAAAGATGAAAGAATGATCCATCAGTAGCTTCTTAATAGCATTTTTAAGTGTCATAGATGTAGTGTCTTCAATGTCGGCGGGGTGGAAGCCCGGGACGGCGGGCGGTGTAGGGAGCACCGTGGCGTGAGGTGCCATGGTGGGCTTCCTACAGCGACGACGAGTTGCAAGGTGGGCATGGCTTCCATGATTTGGGAAGACATGCTTCAACGATCTCAAGCTCAGTTAACTCCGCGTGAAAACATTTCATCAACCTCAGTCGATATCGGCGATGTCGGCGTCCTTGGAATTCTCCTCCCTCATTGGAGGCATAGTCGAGGAGCTCCTTCACCTCCCTCGTCATTTCGAGTCTCGAATTCtctgggtgaaaacctaagctTTGGCTCTTGTCGGAGCGGATGTTAGCGTGACTCCATAGATAGCCAGAGGTGGGAAGATCCTCTTAGCATGGCTTTTGGCAGGAAGGAGACTCGTGGCCATCTGAGAGACCCCTCTAAGTTCTGAGGACATCAAATATGATCTCCATGAACATATTGCTCTTGCTACTTGGAGAGACCCATCTAAGTTCAAATCAATAGGGAACCAAAGAGGCAATTCGAGTGCTCCAAAGGGTGTTGGTCCAAGATTGAGGACTTGCCACAATTATGGTAACCAaaaccacttcattgccgaatgcccttaTGAAAATAGATAAGATCATTGTGGGAAGCTCATttccaaggacaagtcaacggccCCTCACAAGAAGACCTTTGTCAAGATACGAGCATCTAAAGCTTCTCTATCCCGCTTCTGCTCTACCAAATTAAGCCGCCGGAGGGATCTTGCCTTCTGGAGTTTCATTCAAGACGTGTTACAGCACTAATAGAAGTGCACTTAAGCATCATTATGCCTTCGCTCTTCAAATGGTTATTGACTATTCaaactaaaatatgaaaagaaAAGATATGCTAGTTTCATATAGATAAGGAATTACTTGATCTGGAAAGACTGGAAACTTTTGACCAATTTCCATGCCTATTTGTTGTCGAATCGAATCATCTGATAAATGTGGTAGTAGAGCATTGAGCCGTATGCGGAGTTGTTGTGAAGATGCCTATCAAATGTCAACTCATTTGTTAATTTTTCCCATAAACTAATTTTCATTAAGGTAAATTTAAATTTAGCCAGCATACAATACTATGATTCTCCTTTTGATGAATGCAGCTCCACAATTCTTCCATCTTAGAGAGCATCTTCTGCCACGCCTCCCACTTCTTCGATTCCAAGCCTTCCCGTTGGTTTGGCCTACACACAATACCAGCTTTCTTGTATACATCTAGACGTACAAGTGACTTCACACAAATGTAGGATTGCATGTTGTCAGGTTTGCGGGGGCTGAAATCTAACAGCTTCGCCATCTTAAGCACTTTACTCGTGACGTTCTCCGCAAGCAACTCATACGAATATAGGTTACCGTCACGACATTGCGTCAACAACTTTTCACCATGAGCCAAACTTGGTCCCGGAATGTAATCTGTTGCCAGAATATTATACTTCTGGCTCCACCTTTGCTCCGCTTTATTGTCAAGTGTCCAGATCTGCAGCTCACCAACAAGCCTTGTCGGCTGAGAAGGATGAGTTTGAGCAGTTGCTATACTTATCTTCCCATTAATTTCTCTGATCCAATACCGACGAGGACCACCAGAAGCACAATCTTCAGGTACTGATGCTGGTAGTTGTATCCGTGCAAAACTTTCTTTACCGAGATCAAAAGACATAACAGCATGATGCCAGTTAGCTGCCATATCTTCAGTTAGCCAATACATTGTTCCATCAACGTTGATTGAACCAGAGTTTCTCACACAGTTCAAGCTTAAGTCTTCTGGAGTTCTGATATCTTTCCATGTCTCATCGCCAAGTTTATAAACTTGAATGAACTTGAATCTGTCTTTATTCTCAGGGTGATCCTCAACACAATCACGAAGAAAGTGTGTAATCTTGTATTCTTTTGTCAATGGGTGAAATCCAAAGCTATATGACGAGAAGTGGTCACCCTTGAGATTCTTTACAGGTTTCTCCAGATGCAAGCATTCACCAGTTGCAAGGTTAGCTATCTTGATTGACGATGTCTTTGTGTATAAGCCAAGAAGTCCATTGCATGAACCAAAAAGAATATCATCAGGCCTAACCACTGGTACTGCATATGTCGACTGTGACCATGCTTCATCAATCAGGATAGCGTCACTAGGGTGGCGTTCGCCTGCAATAGATTCTTTTCCGAAGAATAGGAGGGCAAAACGGGACGCATGCTTGAGGTGTAATGTGACAAACTGGGGCTCCCGGATCAAGTTTCGCCAGGGTTTGCTGACACCAACACACATCAATAAAGTGCTCACTGGAAGCCTCAAGAATACCCGCTCGATGAGGTCTCTTGGGAGACAGTTTATGAGGCATTCCTCGTTTCTTTGCTTCTTCGAACTGACTTTCTCAGAAACCATAGTGAACCCAATGCAGCAAGGCAGCCTTTAAATTAGCAATTCCTGATTTTCCGGTTGACCAATCTCCCTAGTACTAGGTTTTTCTGCAAAGACAGATTAAAAATATTATGGGGCTGATTAAAGTAACTTGTGGGCGAAAAAAATCAAGAAGCAAGTTTGACATATTTAGGTTCTTTTTATTTTTGCGATTTGGAAAAATTTAGGTTCTGTCTTCCAAGAATTGGTAAACGAAGAAATAAGTCGTGGGTGCACAACAAATGCAGAGTCAGGCATGGCATTTCTATTGACAAATAATGGTGAAATTTTATGTCTAAACATCCGTAAATAAAACAAAGTACCTCACCGCAAAATTCTAGCAATGCACCAAAATGGCACCCCGCAGGAATTAAAAGTGTGCGTTAGTGCATCGACCAAACAGCTTAGAAACAGTTTACACCAAACTTTAGACAAATaaacaaaaaataataatttgggGTTACAAAGGCATGCAAATCCGGATCAGCCGGTAAAAATACACCATTGACCGCGAATGCTGGCTGCAAACAGTAGAAAATAATCATCTTTTGTACGTTAATTCAGTGACTGACAGTAATACAGAAATGTCTAAGCAGTATACTCGAACTGTGGGATAACAAGTTGTTGCTTGCGAGGCAAAACCAACAAAGGAACAAGCTGGCATGAACAAATGGACGATATATGACAAATTTTGCCGAAACATTTTTGAGGAGAAAAAGGAGGGGAGAAGGGCGGGGGGTCCAGAGCTTACCGACGCCGACTCGAACTGCAAGCCACCACGACCCCAAGCCCCCCTTCACTCCGTTGATAGCTTCGTCTTCTCGCTGCACTTCGCGCGCGCGAATCCTCGCGTTCTCAGCAGAGGCCCCTcacccgccggccgccggccgccggccgccgtccgGTCTGTGACTAGGGTTAAGCAGGTTGAAGCGAAAAATTGGGGATTGTGATTCGAGGGTTCACACGGGCTGTCGATCCACGACGAGGGCGTGATGGTAGCAGCCCGTGGCCCAGCAAGAAACCCACGACGACCTTCACCAAGGAAACAGAAGAGGtgatttctgtttttcttttcttgttcaCTTATTATTTTTTTATCTTTACTGTTTGTTAGGAGAATTTTGTAACCAATGTTTGAAATATGCATATGAGTTCAGGAGACGTGGTGCGTtcaaagagcaagaaagagacagAACATGAGGTGCTCCTCGCATCGCTCCTAGTGGGGGTGTAAATGGATAGGATAATTTTCGCACCGAAATCGGCGCGGAATCCGTTTTAGGGTATCCATATCTAATTTTAAAGGATCCGGTGGATAAGGATATCCGATTCCGAAGTGGTGCTCCAGATATGGTATAGGATACGGTATAGCAAATAGCATGCGAATATGGATTATCTGAAATTTTATTAGGATAATCTGAAGGTCTAAAACCGGATAATCTGATTTTTTTAGTCAAAAGCAAAGGCCAATCTTGAAAGGTTAGTAATTATTAAGTTACCAAATTCATTTGGCGAGTATGtatatatctaaattttctaaCAATGCTTGAATTTTAGGGTATTATGTCTCGTTTTCTTAACTTTACAAAACTAAAAGTTTAAAGctctctcaagatttgcaagaactataaCTATCTACCGATGAGAGCATATATCCGATTACTTTTATTTCCGGTTCGAGTCCGCTCCATTTCCGATTCAAATCCGCACACTGATATATCCGCATTCGAATCCGAAATCGATGAATATCCACTCTGATCCGAATTCGAGAAAAAATATatggtagaggatatggtatgagcaaaatccgatccgatccgtttacacccctacTCCCCATGCAACACCGGGAGccagccctagccgcgccgccagcattaactatccaaaTAGTACGTCCACTTTAACGATCCAAATGTAGTATTCATCTCTGCCaagaatttttttatttgaatgCAAAAATTATCATAGATGTACATATCTTTTGGACCTCAAAtagtaataaaataaaatattagtTATTCTTTGGTGTACATATCTGATATCAACATCTTATATTTTTAacataaaaaatatcaacatctgaaGATTTGTATATGTATACGATTACATACAGCTACATATACAATCACTCATATAATGTATTGCAAAtagcattatgattagtctacagACTGAAGATGGATAAATGTATTTCATGTCCAAATGATGTTTTACTttctccctccgtctcagttcaTAGGACTTACATGTATCTATATGTCGTAAATTTAACGTTGATAATGCAACATGTGTATTACCAAATATATATCACtataaagtttagatgttctactttctaatgatataatttttatattatacagATAATATTATATTGGCCAAATTGATAACCTAGAGATACGCGCAAGCCCATTCACTAAATAAAATGACGCCCTCCCATTACTCTGCTAGTTTGCCATAACAATTTGTGCACTTTTTATTTAGCATATAAGTTGGGAATATTTTAGTAGTCTAGACTACTAGTTTTACGAAATAAACATATTATTTTGCATTCTCCTACAGTGTTTAGATGCAGTGAATTGGGCTCAAAATTTGGGAATTGGAATTAGGACCCATAATTTTACCGTTTGGATGTGTGTTGAATTATTGCCACAGAAACATAACCGAATTCCAGCCCACTCCGTCCGAAACGTTTTTCTCTAGGGAACAATTTGGAGGCTTGACCccggaaatggtgaatggaacctgggtgcgcgcgcacccatttatgaaaagttcaaaaaatgctatttaaaaatttccaaaaaatgtgaagtaaaattttgcatgtagatattatgttgatacttactcatgtgtgttttcacggaaaaataccattgtgtgtgacctacacaaaaatgacaaaatgcaaattcctattcctgtgaatagtacaattcctgttcactattcccatttggacattttgtcatttttatgcaggccacacacaatggtatttttccgtgaaaacacacacgagtaagtatcaacataatatctacatgcaaaattttacttcacattttttggaaacttttaaatagcaattTTTTGAActcttcgtaaatgggtgcgcgcgcacccaggttccattcctcCGGGTCGGGCTTGACCCTCCCTATTAGCATGGAATCGCTACCTCCGCTACCCCTTCGCATATGCAGTCGCCCGAGACACGAAGCGCTGCCGCTCGACTCCCTGCATTGTGGCGACGTCTCTCCGACggcggtaagggcatctccaacgcggcgatctAAATAGATGTTGGGCCTGTTCGTTTTAGGTCGTTTGAGTGGCTGCGTGGACACGCGGACAGTTCGCGTCCGCGTGtcagtttgggtcgcacgctgcaccCAACACGCAGATGCATTGTATAtgtgaaaaacaacaaaaaacgaaAACAATTAAACCTAACCATAtttcattaaacatatgccc includes these proteins:
- the LOC124672825 gene encoding F-box protein At3g07870-like; amino-acid sequence: MVSEKVSSKKQRNEECLINCLPRDLIERVFLRLPVSTLLMCVGVSKPWRNLIREPQFVTLHLKHASRFALLFFGKESIAGERHPSDAILIDEAWSQSTYAVPVVRPDDILFGSCNGLLGLYTKTSSIKIANLATGECLHLEKPVKNLKGDHFSSYSFGFHPLTKEYKITHFLRDCVEDHPENKDRFKFIQVYKLGDETWKDIRTPEDLSLNCVRNSGSINVDGTMYWLTEDMAANWHHAVMSFDLGKESFARIQLPASVPEDCASGGPRRYWIREINGKISIATAQTHPSQPTRLVGELQIWTLDNKAEQRWSQKYNILATDYIPGPSLAHGEKLLTQCRDGNLYSYELLAENVTSKVLKMAKLLDFSPRKPDNMQSYICVKSLVRLDVYKKAGIVCRPNQREGLESKKWEAWQKMLSKMEELWSCIHQKENHSIASSQQLRIRLNALLPHLSDDSIRQQIGMEIGQKFPVFPDQKARSLRRLNLVEQKRDREALDARILTKVFL